A portion of the Flavobacterium limnophilum genome contains these proteins:
- a CDS encoding LytR/AlgR family response regulator transcription factor produces MNYPYIIIDDNQESVLKTKAIADGFSELLFVASANNYADGLNLVLEHTPKIIFLEIDPADKASNLSLALINELYRYLKVVPKIIITTIKKDLAFDAIQYEVADYMIKPVQRIDLVKSLLKLKKSTGEDEVFFTRTADLDNSSKLQEAQTPDSLVSVGVQNSESPLILCVKSYGDYRYIDTRDISYLQADNNSTDIYLNNGEMITAFKTLKHFEGVLPHPFVRIHNSYIVNRNCISRIHTGNAVCYIKNTTVKVPFSKSYKPNVDVIISDFANGNYLEI; encoded by the coding sequence ATGAATTATCCGTATATCATTATTGACGACAATCAAGAAAGTGTTTTGAAAACTAAAGCAATAGCCGACGGTTTTTCGGAGCTGCTCTTCGTGGCTTCGGCCAATAATTATGCGGATGGTTTAAATCTTGTCTTAGAACATACTCCAAAAATAATTTTTCTCGAAATTGATCCAGCCGACAAAGCGAGTAATTTGTCATTGGCACTTATCAATGAATTGTATCGTTATTTGAAGGTTGTTCCTAAAATCATAATTACGACAATCAAGAAAGATTTGGCTTTTGATGCCATACAATACGAGGTGGCCGATTATATGATCAAGCCGGTGCAACGTATTGATTTGGTAAAATCTCTTTTAAAATTAAAAAAATCGACTGGGGAAGACGAGGTTTTTTTTACCCGGACAGCAGACCTTGACAACTCTTCAAAACTTCAAGAAGCGCAAACGCCAGATTCTTTGGTGTCAGTAGGGGTTCAAAATAGTGAATCACCTCTTATATTATGCGTCAAGTCCTATGGTGATTACAGGTATATTGACACCAGAGATATTTCTTACTTACAAGCCGACAATAATTCTACGGACATTTACCTAAATAATGGTGAAATGATTACGGCTTTCAAAACATTGAAGCATTTTGAAGGTGTTTTGCCTCATCCTTTTGTCCGAATCCACAACAGTTATATTGTAAACCGCAATTGTATTTCCAGAATCCACACAGGAAATGCGGTATGTTACATTAAAAACACCACTGTAAAAGTCCCGTTTTCCAAATCTTATAAGCCAAATGTGGATGTAATTATTTCTGATTTTGCCAATGGTAATTATCTGGAAATTTAA
- a CDS encoding 3-oxoacyl-ACP reductase: protein MILTSFTTTETKKVAVNNNVTLQAAGQGAVGGSVRLDAAGQGAVGGSVRLDAAGQGAVGGSVRLDAAGQGAVGGSVRLD, encoded by the coding sequence ATGATATTAACATCATTTACTACAACTGAAACTAAAAAAGTAGCTGTAAATAATAATGTGACTTTACAGGCTGCTGGTCAAGGAGCTGTTGGAGGTAGTGTGAGATTAGATGCAGCAGGACAAGGTGCTGTAGGTGGAAGTGTGAGATTGGATGCAGCAGGTCAAGGAGCTGTAGGTGGAAGTGTGAGATTGGATGCAGCAGGTCAAGGAGCTGTAGGTGGAAGTGTGAGGTTGGATTAA
- a CDS encoding tetratricopeptide repeat protein, giving the protein MKSNYSILISLLLIIFSCTKKNTANQTTTSSEDSLSAYLSKANDFSSTTKKRQEYIQKAFDIVINQEGDSLQRANLFRIANRYYNLNDWNRYLEITKIILEKAISSKDTVSTAKAYSYLGDYYGSQGVSDTAFSNYFKAEKIYLQKNDNLNLAKTRLNKAMLQYNESDFFGSEISALRALRVLKGQKVDDTVYELYNLLGTVYNELGEYDKAIEFHSKALSLSDNNVPIEIQSKATSMNNLGLVYLNLNQYKKAIPYFQKGLEQKKELLLYKPFVYAVLLDNLGYSRFKLKESKGLPELFYESLKLRDSLQLTTGVIITKIHLSEYFASQNDTVKALQYSNGALATAKKSKNARNILLPLKQLAIIEPAKAGVYNKEYIHINDSLQKSDRKIADKFSRIEYETDEIKQENTDLTTQNRNLVYIFGSILILGMFLYIIKAQKAKNRELLYKQEQQKANEEIYNLMISQQNDVETIRVKEKKRVAQELHDGVLGRMFGVRMNLDSLNKIHDETASLQRISYLTELKNIEQDIREISHDLNREKSELINNFVAIVDNLFEDQKKTFKAKLVSTIDSNIKWEKVSNAVKINLYRIIQESFQNINKYANADIVRIEFKKETDNLFLQISDDGIGFNVNRAKKGIGLQNMLSRINECKGTFEIKSKKGEGTIITVTVPI; this is encoded by the coding sequence TTGAAAAGCAACTATTCCATATTAATTTCCCTATTGTTGATAATTTTCTCGTGTACTAAGAAAAACACAGCAAATCAAACAACCACTTCTTCAGAAGACAGTCTTTCTGCTTATCTGTCTAAAGCTAATGATTTTAGTTCCACTACAAAAAAGAGGCAGGAATATATCCAAAAGGCATTTGATATTGTCATTAATCAGGAAGGTGACTCCTTACAAAGAGCCAACTTGTTTAGGATAGCCAATCGCTATTATAATTTGAACGATTGGAATAGATATCTTGAAATAACTAAGATTATTTTAGAAAAAGCTATAAGCAGTAAGGATACAGTAAGTACTGCCAAAGCTTATTCGTATTTAGGGGATTATTATGGTTCTCAAGGCGTTTCAGACACTGCTTTTTCTAACTATTTCAAAGCCGAAAAAATATATCTGCAAAAAAACGATAATTTAAATCTTGCCAAAACAAGATTGAATAAGGCAATGTTACAATACAATGAGAGTGATTTTTTTGGCAGTGAAATATCGGCACTCAGGGCTTTACGTGTTTTAAAAGGTCAAAAGGTAGATGATACGGTTTATGAGTTGTATAATCTTTTAGGGACAGTTTATAATGAATTAGGAGAATATGATAAAGCCATTGAGTTTCATAGTAAGGCATTAAGTTTAAGTGATAATAATGTGCCTATAGAAATTCAATCGAAAGCTACTTCAATGAATAATTTGGGTTTGGTGTATTTGAATTTGAATCAGTACAAAAAAGCAATACCTTACTTTCAAAAAGGCTTGGAACAAAAAAAAGAGTTGCTTTTATATAAGCCATTTGTTTATGCAGTATTGTTAGATAATTTGGGTTATTCCCGATTCAAACTTAAAGAATCAAAAGGACTTCCTGAGCTGTTTTATGAATCCTTGAAATTAAGGGATAGTTTGCAATTAACGACTGGAGTTATTATCACAAAAATTCATTTGTCTGAATATTTTGCCTCCCAAAATGACACAGTAAAAGCATTGCAATATTCCAATGGAGCATTGGCTACGGCTAAAAAATCAAAAAATGCAAGAAATATTTTACTGCCGTTAAAGCAATTGGCAATTATTGAACCAGCAAAAGCTGGAGTGTATAACAAAGAATACATTCATATCAACGATAGTCTGCAAAAATCTGATCGGAAAATCGCTGATAAGTTCTCCCGCATAGAATATGAAACAGATGAAATCAAACAGGAAAACACGGATTTGACGACCCAAAACAGGAATTTGGTTTACATCTTTGGTTCGATTTTAATTTTGGGGATGTTTTTGTATATCATCAAAGCACAAAAAGCCAAAAACAGGGAGTTGTTGTACAAACAGGAGCAACAAAAAGCGAATGAAGAAATCTATAATTTAATGATTTCTCAACAAAACGATGTTGAAACCATAAGGGTAAAAGAGAAAAAACGCGTTGCCCAAGAATTGCACGATGGCGTACTGGGAAGGATGTTTGGAGTAAGGATGAATTTGGACAGTTTGAATAAAATTCACGATGAAACAGCTTCTCTTCAAAGAATCAGTTACTTGACGGAATTAAAAAATATTGAACAGGATATTCGCGAAATTTCACATGACTTGAATAGGGAAAAATCAGAATTAATTAATAACTTCGTTGCTATCGTAGACAATTTGTTTGAAGATCAAAAAAAGACGTTTAAAGCAAAATTGGTTTCAACTATTGACTCGAATATCAAATGGGAAAAGGTGAGTAATGCCGTAAAGATTAATTTATACCGCATTATTCAAGAATCGTTTCAAAATATTAATAAATATGCCAATGCCGATATTGTCAGAATAGAATTCAAAAAAGAAACAGACAATTTATTTTTACAAATTAGCGATGATGGAATAGGGTTCAATGTTAACAGGGCAAAAAAAGGGATTGGTTTGCAAAATATGCTTTCCAGAATTAATGAATGCAAAGGAACATTTGAAATAAAATCCAAAAAAGGAGAAGGAACAATTATTACAGTTACAGTCCCAATATAA
- a CDS encoding response regulator — protein sequence MMNDSIGEAIIKKNILIVDDHPFIIEGYKNGITRYNPNEFEYSISQAIDCKSAYEIITNPETAAFDIAFLDISMPTYEEKGLHSGEDLARLLMEFMPNCKIILLTMYTEELKIKNIIETINPSGLVIKNDLTFDELLFGFDKVIKNEIYYSQSIQKMMDLSQQDAIEIDVFDKQILFHISKGTRTLDIPQYVPISLEAIEKRKLNLKKLLNIHDESDIELVREARNKGLLF from the coding sequence ATGATGAATGATTCAATTGGAGAGGCAATAATTAAAAAAAACATATTAATTGTTGATGACCATCCATTTATAATTGAAGGGTATAAAAATGGCATTACCAGATACAATCCAAATGAATTTGAGTATTCTATTTCTCAAGCCATTGATTGTAAATCTGCTTACGAAATCATTACCAATCCAGAAACGGCGGCGTTTGATATTGCCTTTTTAGATATTAGCATGCCTACTTATGAAGAAAAGGGGCTTCATTCTGGAGAAGATTTGGCTAGATTGTTGATGGAATTTATGCCCAATTGCAAAATTATTTTGCTGACCATGTACACGGAAGAGTTGAAAATAAAGAATATTATCGAAACAATAAATCCAAGTGGATTGGTCATAAAAAATGATTTGACCTTTGATGAACTGCTTTTTGGATTCGACAAAGTGATAAAAAATGAAATTTATTACAGTCAATCCATTCAAAAAATGATGGATTTATCCCAACAAGATGCCATTGAAATTGATGTTTTCGACAAGCAAATTTTATTTCATATTTCAAAAGGAACAAGAACATTAGATATTCCCCAATATGTTCCAATATCTCTAGAAGCCATTGAAAAAAGAAAATTAAACCTGAAAAAATTATTGAATATACATGATGAAAGTGATATTGAATTAGTGAGGGAAGCCAGAAATAAAGGCCTGCTATTTTAA
- the thiL gene encoding thiamine-phosphate kinase: protein MIEDKTPQRTSIAQLGEFGLIDHLTKNFEINQASTLKGIGDDAAILDFKDKKTVISTDLLIEGVHFDLAYMPLRHLGYKAVVVNVSDICAMNAKATQILVSIAVSNRFPLEALEELFDGITLAANEYKVDVIGGDTTSSQKGMIISITVIGEVEEDEIVYRNGAGQTDLLVVTGDLGAAYMGLQVLEREKQVFQVNPNSQPDLDAYTYLIERQLKPEARKDVRTLLHALEIKPTAMIDISDGLSSEIMHICKQSKVGCNLYEDKLPLDPQFMNTCEEFDLDATTVAINGGEDYELLFTIKMEDFEKIKGNPNFTIIGHMTQESEGIHLVTRANSRIPLKARGWNALSEE from the coding sequence ATGATCGAAGATAAAACTCCACAACGAACCAGTATTGCTCAATTAGGCGAATTTGGATTGATAGACCACCTGACAAAAAACTTTGAAATCAACCAAGCTTCCACCTTGAAAGGAATTGGAGATGATGCCGCGATTTTGGATTTCAAGGACAAAAAAACCGTTATTTCAACTGATTTATTGATTGAAGGTGTTCATTTTGATTTGGCTTATATGCCTTTGAGACATTTAGGTTACAAAGCAGTCGTAGTGAATGTTTCGGACATTTGTGCGATGAATGCCAAAGCGACCCAGATTTTGGTTTCGATAGCGGTCTCGAATCGTTTTCCATTGGAAGCCTTGGAAGAATTATTCGATGGAATTACACTTGCCGCCAATGAATACAAGGTGGACGTTATTGGTGGAGACACGACTTCCTCCCAAAAAGGAATGATTATCAGCATTACTGTTATTGGCGAAGTTGAAGAAGATGAAATTGTATATAGAAACGGTGCTGGCCAAACCGATTTATTGGTGGTAACCGGAGATCTTGGTGCAGCTTATATGGGATTGCAAGTTCTCGAAAGAGAGAAACAAGTTTTTCAGGTAAACCCAAATTCGCAACCTGATTTGGATGCTTATACGTATTTAATAGAACGCCAATTAAAACCTGAAGCCCGCAAAGACGTTCGCACTTTGTTACACGCTTTGGAAATAAAACCAACAGCGATGATTGATATTTCGGACGGATTGTCTTCTGAAATTATGCACATTTGCAAACAATCGAAAGTGGGTTGCAATTTATATGAAGACAAATTGCCGCTTGATCCCCAGTTTATGAATACCTGTGAAGAATTCGACTTGGATGCCACAACTGTAGCCATCAATGGCGGCGAAGATTATGAATTGCTCTTCACCATCAAAATGGAAGATTTTGAAAAAATAAAAGGAAATCCAAACTTCACGATTATTGGCCACATGACCCAAGAAAGCGAAGGAATTCATTTGGTAACCCGCGCCAATAGCCGAATTCCCTTGAAAGCTCGGGGCTGGAATGCTTTGAGCGAAGAATAA
- a CDS encoding 1-phosphofructokinase family hexose kinase, with protein MKTFDIVTLTVNPALDKSAHFRGLVPEQKIRCEEPRYDAGGGGINVSKAIARLEGESFCVFTSGGPIGLMLEELLQKESIALKAIKTSNWTRESFVAVDDNTNSQYRFGFSGSPISEQEQKEIIQTIQELKPEFLVLSGSLNEGLPTDYYQNIAKLAKESGSKVIVDTSGEALQKVLETGVYLIKPNVGELAKLIGVETLEMDEVAHAAQTLIEKGSAEIVVVSLGPQGAVLVTATQTEFVPAPNVVKKSTVGAGDSMVGAMTWALSQNKSLKEVVQWGVACGSAATMNEGTQLFKLEDAKRLFEWLQKK; from the coding sequence ATGAAAACATTCGATATTGTCACGCTTACTGTTAATCCAGCTTTAGATAAAAGTGCCCATTTTAGAGGATTGGTTCCCGAACAAAAAATTCGTTGCGAGGAACCTCGTTACGATGCTGGCGGCGGAGGAATTAATGTTTCTAAAGCCATCGCTCGATTAGAAGGAGAATCATTCTGTGTATTTACTTCCGGTGGTCCAATTGGGTTGATGTTGGAAGAATTATTACAAAAAGAATCCATTGCTTTAAAAGCTATAAAAACGTCTAATTGGACAAGGGAAAGTTTCGTGGCTGTTGACGATAACACCAATTCTCAATACCGTTTTGGTTTTTCTGGTTCGCCGATTTCTGAACAGGAGCAAAAAGAAATTATTCAAACTATTCAAGAATTAAAGCCCGAATTTTTGGTTTTAAGTGGTAGTTTAAACGAAGGTTTGCCAACCGATTATTATCAAAACATAGCCAAGTTAGCCAAGGAATCGGGTTCGAAAGTAATTGTCGATACTTCTGGCGAAGCTTTGCAAAAAGTATTGGAAACAGGCGTGTATTTAATAAAACCAAATGTCGGGGAATTGGCTAAATTAATTGGAGTCGAAACATTAGAAATGGACGAAGTAGCGCACGCTGCCCAAACCTTAATCGAAAAAGGAAGTGCCGAAATTGTTGTGGTTTCATTGGGTCCTCAAGGAGCAGTTTTGGTGACGGCAACCCAAACCGAATTTGTTCCTGCACCTAATGTGGTCAAGAAAAGTACCGTTGGAGCCGGAGACAGTATGGTTGGAGCAATGACTTGGGCATTATCCCAAAACAAAAGTCTAAAAGAAGTCGTTCAATGGGGCGTTGCCTGTGGATCGGCAGCAACAATGAATGAAGGAACTCAATTGTTTAAATTGGAAGATGCCAAACGATTATTTGAGTGGTTGCAGAAGAAATAA
- the lepA gene encoding translation elongation factor 4: MKHIRNFCIIAHIDHGKSTLADRLLGATQTVTAREEKAQLLDNMDLERERGITIKSHAIQMEYKYKGEDYILNLIDTPGHVDFSYEVSRSIAACEGALLIVDAAQSIQAQTISNLYLALENDLEIIPVLNKVDLPSANPEEVSDDIIDLLGCKLEDIIHASGKTGFGVENILAAIIEKIPAPKGNKDEPLQALIFDSHYNPFRGIEVIFRVKNGEIKKGQKIKFMATGNEYFADEVGTLKLNQVPKSVISTGDVGYLISGIKEAKEVKVGDTLTDAKTPTTNMITGFEDVKPMVFAGIYPVDTEDYEELRASMEKLQLNDASLVFLPESSAALGFGFRCGFLGMLHMEIIQERLEREFDMTVITTVPNVSYLAYTKKDPETPFVVNNPSDLPEPSRLDRVEEPYIKATIITKADFVGNVMSLCIEKRGVITNQTYLTTERVELNFDMPLAEIVFDFYDRLKTVSKGYASFDYSPIGMRTSKLVKLDVLLNAQSVDALSALIHESNAYNIGKKMCEKLRELIPRQQFDIPIQAAIGAKIIARETIKALRKDVTAKCYGGDISRKRKLLEKQKKGKKRMRLVGNVEIPQEAFMAVLKLND, encoded by the coding sequence ATGAAACACATAAGAAATTTTTGCATTATTGCACACATTGATCACGGTAAAAGTACGCTTGCCGACAGACTTCTTGGCGCTACACAAACGGTTACAGCTCGTGAGGAAAAGGCCCAATTGCTTGACAATATGGACTTGGAACGCGAACGTGGGATTACCATAAAAAGTCACGCCATCCAGATGGAATACAAATACAAAGGCGAGGATTATATCCTGAATTTGATTGATACTCCAGGCCACGTGGATTTTTCGTATGAGGTTTCTCGTTCGATTGCGGCTTGCGAAGGCGCACTTTTGATTGTAGACGCAGCGCAAAGTATTCAGGCACAAACGATTTCGAATTTGTATTTGGCATTGGAAAATGACTTGGAAATTATTCCGGTTTTGAACAAAGTTGATTTACCAAGTGCGAATCCTGAGGAAGTGAGCGATGATATTATAGATTTATTGGGTTGCAAGCTGGAAGATATTATTCACGCTTCGGGGAAAACAGGTTTTGGTGTCGAAAACATTTTGGCTGCCATTATCGAGAAAATTCCTGCTCCAAAAGGAAATAAAGACGAACCATTACAGGCTTTGATTTTTGACTCACATTACAACCCATTTCGTGGAATTGAAGTTATTTTCCGTGTGAAAAATGGGGAAATCAAAAAAGGTCAGAAGATTAAATTTATGGCTACGGGCAATGAATATTTTGCCGATGAAGTAGGAACATTGAAATTAAACCAAGTTCCAAAAAGTGTCATTTCAACAGGTGATGTTGGTTATTTGATTTCAGGAATTAAAGAGGCAAAAGAGGTAAAAGTGGGCGACACGCTGACAGATGCCAAAACGCCAACAACAAATATGATTACCGGTTTCGAAGATGTGAAACCAATGGTTTTTGCTGGGATTTACCCCGTAGACACTGAAGATTACGAAGAGTTGAGAGCTTCGATGGAAAAACTACAGTTGAACGATGCTTCGTTGGTGTTTTTACCGGAAAGTTCTGCAGCTTTAGGTTTTGGTTTCCGTTGCGGATTCTTGGGAATGCTGCACATGGAAATTATCCAGGAACGATTGGAACGTGAGTTCGACATGACAGTGATTACCACTGTTCCCAACGTTTCCTATTTGGCTTACACCAAGAAAGATCCAGAAACTCCTTTCGTAGTTAACAATCCTTCCGATTTACCGGAACCTTCCAGGTTGGATCGTGTTGAAGAGCCTTACATCAAAGCGACCATCATTACCAAAGCCGATTTTGTGGGTAACGTAATGAGTTTGTGTATCGAAAAACGTGGTGTCATCACCAATCAAACCTATTTGACTACGGAAAGAGTGGAATTGAATTTCGACATGCCATTGGCCGAAATTGTATTCGATTTTTACGATAGATTGAAAACCGTTTCTAAAGGATATGCTTCGTTTGATTATTCACCAATTGGAATGCGTACTTCCAAATTAGTAAAACTGGACGTTTTATTGAATGCTCAATCAGTGGATGCGCTTTCTGCCTTGATTCACGAAAGCAATGCATACAATATTGGTAAAAAAATGTGTGAGAAATTGCGCGAACTGATTCCGAGACAACAATTTGATATTCCAATTCAGGCAGCAATTGGTGCTAAAATTATTGCCCGTGAAACCATAAAAGCCTTACGTAAAGACGTTACCGCCAAATGTTATGGTGGAGATATTTCGCGTAAACGTAAATTATTGGAGAAACAGAAAAAAGGTAAAAAACGCATGAGACTAGTTGGAAATGTTGAAATTCCGCAAGAAGCGTTTATGGCTGTTTTGAAATTGAACGACTAG
- the dusB gene encoding tRNA dihydrouridine synthase DusB, translating to MIKIGNIELPDFPLLLAPMEDVSDPPFRRLCKEHGADLMYSEFISSEGLIRDAIKSRMKLDIFDYERPVGIQIFGGDEEAMALSSKIVSTVNPDLIDINFGCPVKKVVCKGAGAGVLKDVDLMIRLTQAVIDSTHLPVTVKTRLGWDDTSINIDEVAERLQDIGVAALSIHARTRAQMYKGHSDWSHIARVKNNPRITMPIFGNGDIDSPEKALQYKNEYGIDGIMIGRVAIGYPWIFNEIKHFFKTGEHLAKPTVADRVEAVRNHLTWAMEWKGERLGIVETRPHYTNYFKGIHSFKTFRQKLVTLDKPEELFAHLNEIEAAYTGYEVV from the coding sequence TTGATAAAGATTGGCAACATAGAACTTCCTGATTTTCCGTTACTTCTCGCACCTATGGAAGATGTGAGCGATCCGCCCTTTCGTAGATTGTGTAAAGAACACGGAGCCGACTTGATGTATTCCGAATTTATTTCCTCCGAAGGATTAATTCGCGATGCCATCAAAAGCCGAATGAAATTGGATATTTTCGATTACGAAAGACCAGTTGGAATCCAAATTTTTGGAGGAGACGAAGAAGCAATGGCTTTGTCATCTAAAATTGTTTCAACGGTAAATCCAGATTTGATAGATATTAATTTTGGTTGTCCCGTAAAGAAAGTTGTTTGCAAAGGCGCAGGCGCAGGAGTTTTGAAAGACGTCGATTTGATGATTCGTTTAACGCAAGCGGTTATCGACAGTACCCATTTGCCTGTTACGGTAAAAACCCGTTTGGGTTGGGATGATACTTCCATCAATATTGATGAGGTAGCCGAGCGTTTGCAGGATATTGGAGTTGCCGCTTTGAGCATTCACGCTAGAACTCGTGCCCAAATGTACAAAGGTCATTCGGATTGGTCACACATTGCCCGAGTGAAAAATAATCCCAGAATCACTATGCCTATTTTTGGAAATGGTGATATCGATTCACCTGAAAAAGCATTGCAATATAAAAATGAATACGGTATCGACGGCATTATGATTGGTCGTGTCGCCATTGGTTATCCTTGGATTTTTAACGAAATCAAACATTTCTTCAAAACTGGAGAACATTTAGCAAAACCAACTGTTGCCGATAGAGTGGAAGCGGTTCGAAACCACCTGACCTGGGCAATGGAATGGAAAGGCGAAAGACTCGGAATTGTGGAGACACGTCCGCATTATACCAATTATTTCAAGGGAATTCATTCGTTTAAAACCTTTAGACAAAAGTTGGTAACCCTCGACAAACCAGAAGAATTATTTGCTCATTTGAATGAAATTGAAGCAGCTTATACTGGTTATGAAGTGGTTTAA
- a CDS encoding type II toxin-antitoxin system RelE/ParE family toxin gives MSYNKLILKTNAAIEIENIIAHYSSINLVLARRIEKEIRFGFKTIAKNPEIFQYRYSKIRIFWLNKFPYGLYYIWENNEVFIVAFWHSKEDIPSKLPQIL, from the coding sequence ATGAGTTATAACAAACTCATTTTAAAAACAAATGCAGCGATTGAAATAGAAAATATAATTGCACATTACAGTTCAATTAATCTTGTTTTAGCTAGAAGAATAGAAAAAGAGATACGATTTGGTTTCAAAACTATTGCCAAAAATCCTGAAATTTTCCAGTACCGTTATTCTAAAATTAGAATATTTTGGTTGAATAAATTCCCTTATGGGTTGTATTATATTTGGGAAAACAACGAAGTGTTTATTGTAGCATTTTGGCATTCAAAAGAAGATATTCCCAGCAAGCTTCCGCAGATTTTGTAA